From the Candidatus Dormiibacterota bacterium genome, one window contains:
- a CDS encoding flavin reductase family protein — protein sequence MSAGRQADPQSYREAMRRTAASVAVITAAHEGRIHGMTATAMTSVSADPPTLLVVVSRATRTHPFIRKSGRFAVNVLARGQEEIARRFAAGIENQFDGVAHELHAAEVPIIAGTAAAFVCIATEAFDVATHTIFIGAVEEAHHTELPPLVYHDGSYHALG from the coding sequence ATGAGCGCCGGCAGGCAGGCGGACCCGCAGTCGTATCGCGAGGCCATGCGTCGCACGGCCGCGAGCGTCGCGGTGATCACGGCGGCGCACGAAGGAAGGATCCACGGGATGACCGCCACGGCAATGACAAGCGTCAGCGCGGATCCTCCCACGCTGCTCGTCGTGGTGAGTCGAGCGACGAGGACCCATCCCTTCATTCGCAAGAGCGGGCGGTTTGCCGTGAACGTCTTGGCACGCGGTCAGGAAGAGATCGCGCGTCGCTTTGCGGCCGGGATCGAGAATCAATTCGACGGGGTCGCGCACGAGCTCCATGCTGCCGAGGTGCCGATCATCGCCGGAACGGCCGCGGCGTTCGTCTGCATCGCAACGGAGGCGTTCGACGTCGCGACGCACACCATTTTCATCGGCGCGGTAGAGGAAGCCCACCATACGGAGCTTCCGCCGCTCGTCTATCACGACGGCAGCTATCACGCACTAGGCTAG
- a CDS encoding glycosyltransferase family 2 protein: MDARASALDGALIGMPPDLSVVIPAHNNWWLTRRCLGALDALRSSSAVRFETIVVDDASSDETPLELASYDWVRRMRLDVNANFGGATTAGARIAQAPIVLFLNNDAWPLGDALPPLVAAFSRPEVAIAGAALFYEDGVTQGAGCVLLPNAHWFLSYRNLPATLDAVRTSRDAIVVPGAAIAVRRDWFLAGGGFDPLYRNGFEDTDLCMRARSEGLVTRYVAESRFAHYEGATTGRFTWEEANEIAFYRRWSSALSSIARTERGEVSAIVVHRGPSDPLGEAVLEDVLEAIRSYGHPVVDAIAPWHRFDRRFRIAASLAWNCDGAAFAPSVEVACESGSVHLKTHGAIGLCVPWMPCAEPRRAGAPRPSGSDLYGYAALLDAYAGKAGEEARQDALRRGAPRRSAMRVIDLARVARFGLERSGRAVSNAPIRISA; the protein is encoded by the coding sequence GTGGACGCTCGAGCATCCGCGTTGGATGGTGCACTGATCGGCATGCCGCCCGATCTCAGCGTCGTGATTCCCGCCCACAATAATTGGTGGCTCACCCGCCGGTGCCTCGGGGCCTTGGACGCTCTGCGGTCGTCGTCGGCGGTGCGCTTCGAAACCATCGTCGTCGACGACGCATCGAGCGACGAGACTCCACTCGAGCTTGCGAGCTACGATTGGGTGCGTCGCATGCGGCTCGACGTCAATGCCAACTTCGGCGGCGCAACTACTGCCGGCGCGCGTATCGCGCAAGCGCCGATCGTGCTCTTCTTGAACAACGACGCATGGCCGCTGGGCGACGCCTTGCCGCCGCTGGTCGCTGCGTTCTCGCGTCCCGAGGTGGCCATCGCAGGCGCCGCGCTCTTCTACGAAGACGGCGTGACGCAGGGAGCGGGATGCGTATTGCTTCCGAACGCGCACTGGTTTCTGTCATATCGGAATTTACCGGCGACGCTCGACGCCGTCCGAACGTCGCGCGACGCGATCGTCGTTCCAGGAGCGGCAATTGCGGTGCGTAGGGATTGGTTCCTCGCGGGCGGTGGATTCGATCCGCTCTATCGCAACGGATTCGAGGACACCGATCTCTGCATGCGCGCGCGTTCCGAGGGCCTCGTCACTCGGTACGTTGCCGAGTCCCGCTTCGCCCATTACGAGGGCGCGACGACCGGCAGGTTTACTTGGGAAGAGGCAAACGAGATCGCGTTCTACCGGAGGTGGTCGTCGGCGCTCTCGTCCATCGCACGCACCGAGCGCGGCGAGGTGAGCGCGATCGTCGTCCACCGCGGCCCGAGCGATCCCCTCGGCGAGGCCGTATTGGAGGACGTCCTCGAGGCCATCCGTTCGTACGGCCACCCGGTCGTCGACGCTATTGCTCCGTGGCATCGCTTCGACAGGCGCTTTCGCATCGCGGCGAGCCTGGCGTGGAACTGCGACGGCGCCGCGTTCGCGCCGAGCGTCGAGGTCGCGTGCGAGAGCGGCAGCGTGCATCTGAAAACGCACGGTGCGATCGGGCTGTGCGTACCGTGGATGCCGTGCGCGGAGCCGCGCAGGGCCGGTGCGCCGCGCCCCTCCGGCAGCGATCTCTACGGCTACGCGGCGCTGCTCGATGCGTACGCCGGCAAGGCCGGCGAGGAGGCTAGGCAGGACGCGCTGCGCCGCGGCGCCCCGCGACGCAGCGCTATGCGCGTCATCGATCTCGCACGCGTCGCTCGCTTCGGCCTCGAGCGCAGCGGTCGCGCGGTCTCGAACGCACCGATTCGCATATCCGCATGA